In a single window of the Mesoplodon densirostris isolate mMesDen1 chromosome 18, mMesDen1 primary haplotype, whole genome shotgun sequence genome:
- the LOC132478466 gene encoding CMRF35-like molecule 1, giving the protein MSSLEGGSLTVQCRYSPVWETHVKWWCRGASWAGCQFVVKTTESEKEVKKDRVSIRDNRKNRTITVTMEKLRLNDADTYWCGIEKFGADLGVQVKVTIDPAPVSLEETSGSPAVTSPGSSSGSVFLEASIILPLISAVLILLLMVASLVVWRMVKQQKKGASAPGGRYLLYKLEPAAG; this is encoded by the exons ATGAGCAGCCTAGAGGGGGGCTCGTTGACTGTGCAGTGTCGATACAGCCCTGTGTGGGAGACCCATGTGAAGTGGTGGTGCCGAGGAGCTTCTTGGGCTGGCTGCCAGTTCGTCGTTAAAACCACTGAATCAGAGAAGGAGGTGAAGAAGGACCGCGTGTCCATCAGGGACAATAGGAAAAACCGCACCATCACCGTGACCATGGAGAAGCTCAGGCTAAACGATGCAGACACTTACTGGTGTGGGATTGAGAAATTTGGAGCTGACCTTGGGGTCCAAGTTAAAGTGACCATTGACCCAG CGCCAGTCAGCTTGGAAGAGACCAGTGGCTCCCCGGCTGTGACCAGCCCCGGCTCCAGCAGCGG CAGTGTCTTCTTGGAGGCCAGCATCATCCTTCCCCTCATCTCTGCTGTGTTGATTCTTCTCTTGATGGTGGCCTCACTTGTGGTTTGGAGAATGGTGAAACAACAGAAGAAAG GTGCTTCAGCCCCTGGAGGGCGATATCTGCTATACAAACTTGAGCCTGCAGCAGGCTGA